The genomic stretch TTTTCATCTTTCTGCACCATTTCTAGGAAAGGCTGAAGGTGGTGAAGCCCAAGGAACCCCCAAACTGAAGGTGAGTGGGGCAGGACCTGTGGGCCACCCCCTGCTACTTCCGAGGGCTGCCTTGGAGCCAAGCCCCACATCCGTTCCCCCAGTCCTGAGACGGCAAGAAGGGTTATGGATTGGCTGGCCCTTGGTGTTCAGGGGTACAGCTGGGCTTTGGTGGTGCTCCGCAGGTTCCAGGCACTTTGGGCTGCGGAGGGTCTGCTAGTGTTGAGCTGTGGGTCCCTGCTGAGCAGTGTTGTCTTTTCAGCTGAAATGGAAGTGCAAGAAGGAGGACGAGTCCCATGGCGGCTACACCAGAGACATTCTCCTGCAGCTTTTGCAAAAGGTCTGCCCTGACAACTCCCTCCCTGTCCCAGCCTCAGTCTGCAGCTCAACGCAGCTGAGGCCTCTGTCTGCTCcgcctttctttttcctttctttttttccaggtttgtttatttatttatttttattggaaagtcagatatagagagagtaggaaagacagagaggaagatcttctgtctgctgatttacttccctaGCTGCCACAGTGGCTacagctgagacaatccgaagccaggagcccagtgcctctttcaggtctcccatgctggttggtgtagggttccaaggctttggaccatcctcgactgctttcccaagccacaagcagggaactgggtgggaagcagggctgccggggttagaaccagtgcccatatgggatcccagcgctttcaaggcaaggagtttagctgctaagctactgcaccgcCACCCGTCTTTCTGTCATTTGCCTTGCTGTGTACCCCTCTGGCCCGGTTCATCCTTCATTGCCTCCGTCCCACCCTCGCCCCCCTTAGAAGCTGAGGGCTTGATTTGTTTGGTGCGAAAGCCCCATCCTCTACCTCCTCTGGCAGCTGAGGCAACTGTGCCAAGATGCCAGTCTAGGTTCTCCGTGTTGCCTTTGTTCTCCTTGGCTGAGGGACAGAGGATCTGTGTGGGACAGGTGTTAAGCATCGCAGTTAAGACACTAGTGAAGGTGCCTGTagcccatgtcagagtacctgggtgcAGACCCTTGCTCTGGCTGACTCCAGCTCCTGGTAACATTGGCCTTGTGAGAGACAGAAGGTATGTGTAGGCCTAGTCTCTGGCTTTATATTCAACTTGGTCCAGTCATTGTGGGCATCTAGAGTGCACCAACGGAAGGGagctctcccttcctgcctctcaaattggacaagaaaggaatttttttttttttaaagatttattcactttattacagtcagatatacagagaggaggagagacagagaggaagatcttccatccgatgattcactccccaagtgagccgcaacggccagtgcacgccgatccgaagccgggaacctggaacctcttccaggtctcccacacgggtgcagggttccaagtccttgggccgtcctcgactgtcttcccaggcctcaagcagggagctagatgggaagtggagctgccaggattagaaccagcacccatatgggatcccggggcgttcaaggcgaggactttagccgctaggccacactgcccgGCCCaagaaaggaatttttaaaaattttttcctggagctggaattgtggcatagcaggtatgACTaccgcctgtgatgctggcatcccatagacactgatttatatcctggctgcttcactgcagTCTGGctgcctgctagtggcctgggtaAGGAAGTAGAAGGTGTCCcttctcacccacatgggagacccaaatgaagcttctgcctctttgctttggcttggtccaaacctggccattgtggctatcagggagtgaaccaatggatggaatctctctgtctcttcctttctctctctgtgaccctgactttcaaattttaagatttatttttatttatttattcatttttactggaaagtcagacttatagggaaggaaagacagagagtccTGGTGGTGTAGAAAGATCCTTTGTCcgctgatcactccccaagtggctacaacggctggagctgagctgagctgaagccaggagccaggagcttcttccgagtctcccgtatgggtgcaggatcccaaggctttgggccatcctctactgctgtcccaggccacaagcagagagctggaaggtaagtggagctgctgggatgtgaaccagtgcccatatgggatcctggcacatgcaggctgAGCACTTTAGCCTctctgctactgtgctgggccaaataaataaatctggcttgtttgtttgtagatttatttaatttttttttatttgaaagtcatatttacagagatgagagatggagaggaagatcctccttccactggttcactccccagatggctgcaatgtccggagctgagcttattcaaaatcaggagccaggagcttcctctgggtctttcacgtgggtgcagggttccaaggccttggaccatcctctactgctttcccaggccacaggcagggagctggaagggggaagtgaagcaaccgggGTACGAACtggcgtccttatgggatcctggcgcatgcaaggcgaggttttagccactaggctgccacacaggccctaaataaataaatctttaaaaacaatcccatctcgggcccggtggtgtggcctagcagctaaagtcctcgccttgaatgccctgggatcccatatgggcgccggttctaatcccggaagctccacttcccatctagctccctgcttgtggcctgggaaagcagtcgaggacggcccaaagctttggaaccctgcacccgtgccggagtccagctccagccgagagttcagagctcgggaagggtgcgtggagtcggcgataaagaaagacacagacactgacacttgatgcgttctcacaacagcccaagaaaaaactgtcctttttatttactcaaaacctcacaagcttctgcacaagcaactaattattctatttttttacttcaagactaagggggcatgtacagacattcggtcactctgtccgcacttcaaggctaagcaggtgtccccagagataattctttaaaacactgtattcatattcttcaaagcaagccattattcattcttcaacagtagccatggagcagcagccaggactccaaggccaaggcacatgcgattacctgctaatcagtagtacattcctaccacatttctatttttacaacttgcccattattcaatgggaaaatagtttacaagggaaaaaatataaatctaaaaacaaaaattacaaatattaaatccccctacaactatagaccttgcaaccccataaataaaacaataatcaaaaacatttttctttaataaaagcatccttaattcctctagctaaaaattataaaagcggctgaaacagctacattttctatgctccaaaaaattgcaaaacaggctagcctataaaataacaataactatacttattgccatagcaatttcagctctcactcccatcacttgcattcccgtgggtccactgggtgctacctgactggccaggccctggaaaggaggcagatccgcctcacctgtgacctcctgtcttcctgctgccttctggccttgaaccagtcattattttagagcagggcacttgtgcagtgctcccaacacacccgcatgggagacccggaagaggttcctggttcccggcatcggattggcacgcaccgacctgttgcggctcacttggggagtgaaacatcggattgaagatcttcctctctgtctctcctcctctctgtatatccggctttccaataataataaaatctttcaaaaaaaaaaaatcccatgtctGCTCTGTCCAGCAATGGGAAGTTATTCCCGGCTATAAGTGCTAACAAGTGCTACTGTGGGCATCCCAGGTATTGCTCGCTGGTGTCCGCGGAGCCATGCTAATGGTCGAGCCGTGTTGTTGGCTTAGAAATCTTGAATGGAACCCCTTTGCCCCAACAGCATGGTGAAGTTCTCAACCTGGTGCTTTCCAGTAAGAGGCCAGGCACAGCCGTGGTGGAGTTTGCAACTGTCAAGGCCGCGGTGAGTGCTGCAGGAGGCCCCCAGAAACTTGTCCTTCCAGGACAGCTGCCCCATTCCGTGGGCTTACTCCCAGGGGATCTCCAGGCCAGTATAGGGCCAAGGCTGCCCCAGAGACCCTGACTGCCAGAGTGGTCAGCAGGGTACTTAGGGATAAAGCCAAGTACTAAGGGCCTCTTGGTTCTGGACAGCCGATTCCATGCTCTCAGTTGCACACCCATCTGGGCTCTGGGCCCTAAGTCCTCCTTCCCAGCCTTGGTGGTCCTCACTCCCCCAGACCAGAAGATGCATCAGCCCCACTGCATCCCCTGAGCAGGAGGAGGGCTCCAGCACAGGTGGTGGAGGCGTTCGGCTCTGCTGGGAGGGCTAGAATGCTGGAGGAGCGGGAGAGCCGCATGGTGCCCAGCTTGATGGTGGGACTAGGACCGAATGCTGTGTTTGCAGGAGCTGGCTGTGCAGAATGAAGTGGGCCTGGTTGATAACCCGCTGAAGATCTCTTGGTTGGAGGGACAGCCAGTTGAAGTGGGCCCTGGCCACTCAGGACTGCCAAAGGTAAGCAGACGGACCTTGCCCGGCTGGGCTTGTTAAGGCTTGGGGCCCTATTCCTGTGGGGCTCCTCTGGGGGTCACTGTGTGTCCAAATACAGGAGCAGGGTGGGACTTTCTGGTTGCCAGCCTGAGTAGGGACTGTGGTTTGGGTGGGCCTCTGAAGACCCTGGGGCCTGAACTAGAGGGGTGACGTGGGATTTGCTTTCCCTAcacatctgggctcctggcagggcTCTCGTTCTCACCCAGTGGGATCTGCTGGCTTTGCTTGTGGAGGGACACAGCTGCAGTATAGGAcaggtgcctgcagcagctgcactCTTTCCCAGCATGGCAGTGTCCCTGGTGTGAGCGTGGTCGTGCTAACAGGGACCTGCTGCAGCACTGGCTCCTCTTCTAAATTGCCTGGTGTCCTGGGCATCACTGGCCCACAGCCTGAGTATGGACAGCCTGAGTATGGACAGGCCGTCTGGGTGACCTGAGGTCCCTGCAGGCTCTCTGCCCACAGGCGTCTGTGAGGGGCACTGTACGGCCCTGGCCTTTCCTCGTCTGAATGTGGTGGTTGGGCCTATAGGGCTCTTGGCTGCCCCACCGCCACCTAGGCAGGGCACATTATTCAGGGGGCATGAgcctcagcctggctcttccTTCCCTGGAGTGGCCTACGGGCCCGGTCTGTCCTCTTGCTGGGTTGGCAGGAGAGCTGCTTAGTTGACCCTCTGCCATGCTACCCTGCTGTCCAGTGCTCGTGAGGGTGTGTCTCAGACCCTTAACAGGGAGGAACATTAGCCATGAGCCCATGAGCTATGAGACCTTGTCACCCTCTGCCCGAGGCCCAGCACCCCACAGCCTCAAACAACAGAGCGGGTTATTTCTTGGCTCCTCAAGCCAGATGTAAGGAGAGCCTTACACCTGGCACCTGGGCCCAGGAGGGGGACAGGGAAGGCTGCAAATGTGGCCCATGGAGGTGGCATGTCATAGCTTGCCCTCCCCTCTACCACACTTGGAGAGGCCTCAGTGTCAGAACCACAGCATACCAGTCAGACCATGGGGTGAGGCCATAGAACCTCCTGTGACCTTGACTCCATTGGCAGGTGCAGAAGCCTGGGAGTCAGAACCATAGTGCCCTGGTCAGACCATAGGGTGAGGCCGGAGCACCTCCTGCGGCCTTGACCCAGTTGGCAGGTGGAGGTTCCAGCTGGGCACAGCTCCCTAGTGCTGGAGGAGGGCCCTGGAGGCAGGCCAAGGAGGCCAGCTCTTGCTCCTCGGGGTTAGCATCTCACCCAAGTCTATCCTTCCTGTGTCTAGGAAGATCTACTGCTCTCTGGTTGCAGTTCCCAAGAGCTTCATTGCCAGTTAATTCTGGAAATTCCCCAAAGCACCTGCTCATGTAGCCCAGCCGtgcccctggctgctgctgcctacCATTGCGTTCCTTGGCACCAGGGACTGCGGTGGACAGCAGTGTTGGCGAATTGCTGctctcctgtccccctggctGCACGCCATCCTTTCTGAGCTTTTTCTTGAATTGTCCTTCATGTCCCTCTTGGCCTCTCTTGTTTTGTATTCCCTAGAAGCTTCTCCCTGGTAGATGGCACTGAGGGCTCCAGGCAGGGGGCCAGGGTAGTCCCAGGATGCTCCCATCCTTCCCGCATTCCCTCGTGTAGCAGCCACTCATCACTGTGCTTGCTGGATGTTTGAAATGCAGGACCAGAAActgagttttatattttatttcatttcaatgaATCTCCACAGCCAGATGGAGCAAGGGGCCACCACGGAGACAGTCAGGctcacctcccctctcctctcagcctctctctcccaCACCCTGCCTTACCCTGGGCCCCACCAGTTTCGCCAGAGACAGTGGCTTCAGAGGGAGCTGGAGCGTGGCACAGTGGGTTCTGCCCAGTTTgggtcctctgtcttctcatcctCCGACTTGCCCCAGGCAGGTCTACCGGGTTCCTGTGGTTGCAGGGTGTGGCCCGCCTTTGCTGACCTCGCCAGCTTCCTTCTGGGTTACTACCAGGAAGTGCCCCCTCCCCTTTTGCCACTTGCCTCTGTGTCTCATGGGGGGCTGACCTGAGAGACCCCAGGATCTCCGGGGCAGCCATGACCATCCACTTGCACCCTGGCCTTCTTAACCACAGCTACCCGCTAATTTCCTGCATCCGCAGCCTCTCACCCCTCTAATCCCCCCGGCTTGGTCCCGCGCGCTCTACTCAGAAACTGGGCTCACTGGGGAATTGCTCCCTCAGCAGCTGTAGGATTTCTTCAAGGAGTGAAACCCCCAGGTCCACTTTGAAGGAGAAAAAGGGGTCGCTGAGGTCTGGAACTGGTGGTCGCTGGAAGCGGGGAGTGTCCACAAGGTCCTCTGATGATCGGTGAAGAGGACCTGCCAGGGAGAGCGCCGAGGGCAGGGTGGCCGAGTAGGCAGTGGTGTAGGCAGCTGGAGGCTCCAAGATGTTGGGGCAGCTGGAGCTCTCGCAGTAGAGGCGTGGGGGCTTGGGTGGGGCCAGCAGGGTGGCCCGGGGCTGCTCATCTCCCCACAGCGGCAGGCGCCGGCCATCTGGCCTCCCTCGCAGCTCCCGGATGACCTCCCGGTTGCTGTACTCCTCGTGGTCCCCGCCAGCTGTGCTGGCCTGGCTGAGCACACTTCCCTGTCGCTGGAGTCGCCGGGGCCGCCCCAGGGTCAGCCGCTTGAAGAAGGAGGCGTTTCGGAACGAGCCTTTCCGCCAGGTCTCCATGGACCCCAGGAGCCGGCAGACAGGCCTGgcacccagcagccctgcactCAGGAGCGGCTGGTGACCATGCGGGGCTCTGGGAGGTGGCCCTAGTGGCCCAGAAGCAGGTGCCTCAGGGGTTCTGCTCTGCAGACCTGGGCCAGCATCTCGGAGGGTGGGCCTAGGCCGCAAAATAGCCAAAGTTCctgcaggggcaggagtggcCTGGTTACTTGATAAGGCAGTGGAAAAACCCCGAGGGAAGGAGCAGCACTTACGAGCTGGAGcctgagccagagctggggccggAGTTGGCAGAGTCGGATCTCTCgggtggcggtggtggcggccGTGGTGCTCCCTGCCCAGACAGGAGCTGATGGGCCCGAGCTCGTCCGGTCTCTGGCTGGCTGTGCGTTAGGCAATGCAGGGCTGTGCTCTCTCTGCTGGCGGCTGGGCCTCTGACAAGTGGCTGTTTGTGGCAGCGTGTGGCGGTGGGCCGTGTTTGTGCTTCTAACAGCTGACTCAGTCAGGTGGGAAGCTGGTTTCCTGCTCAGAGGTAATTGCAGTGGAGTCCGTGTGCAGGGATTGGAGCAGTCTGACCAACACCCCAGGGCAGTGGAGCGCCTGAGATTCTTCTGGAGACAGCCCACGCCACTTCCTTTCTCATTTCAGCCCCACCTTGGGTCGAGGTGGGAGGAGCCAAGGAGGTGGGAGCTAATTGAAAGGCAGGCTTGTGG from Ochotona princeps isolate mOchPri1 chromosome 6, mOchPri1.hap1, whole genome shotgun sequence encodes the following:
- the C6H15orf62 gene encoding uncharacterized protein C15orf62 homolog, mitochondrial; translated protein: METWRKGSFRNASFFKRLTLGRPRRLQRQGSVLSQASTAGGDHEEYSNREVIRELRGRPDGRRLPLWGDEQPRATLLAPPKPPRLYCESSSCPNILEPPAAYTTAYSATLPSALSLAGPLHRSSEDLVDTPRFQRPPVPDLSDPFFSFKVDLGVSLLEEILQLLREQFPSEPSF